One stretch of Pigmentiphaga aceris DNA includes these proteins:
- a CDS encoding RHS domain-containing protein → MGSPQELTDQDGNIAWSAQYKAWGEKLGMKEGSTFMCMRRTLQVGCIRWGWQSVIATLAELLPTLSNPIHAPQKCSLITQFKMHGLR, encoded by the coding sequence CTGGGCTCGCCACAGGAACTCACTGACCAGGACGGCAATATCGCCTGGAGCGCGCAGTACAAGGCATGGGGTGAAAAATTGGGTATGAAGGAGGGATCAACCTTTATGTGTATGCGCCGAACCCTACAGGTTGGGTGCATACGCTGGGGTTGGCAAAGTGTGATTGCGACCCTTGCGGAATTGCTGCCCACTCTGAGCAACCCTATCCACGCCCCTCAAAAATGCAGTCTCATCACACAATTCAAGATGCATGGGCTAAGGTAA
- a CDS encoding SMI1/KNR4 family protein — translation MNIAQCISYIGPFWHARMGANESALRDMETYSGLSLPADYKEFMKWSDGGAGSIKNIYLSMWSLSQLIELNENYKINGYLGERVIAIGSDGGPICFLLDYRLSKEPKFSSVNFGDLDPQEIKELAPSFEAAITLAISGKIVGDNL, via the coding sequence ATGAATATCGCGCAGTGTATTTCTTATATTGGTCCTTTTTGGCATGCCCGCATGGGGGCTAATGAATCCGCTTTGCGTGATATGGAAACCTATTCGGGCCTGAGCTTGCCTGCAGATTACAAGGAGTTTATGAAGTGGTCTGATGGAGGAGCGGGGAGCATTAAAAACATTTATCTGTCGATGTGGTCATTGTCACAGCTCATAGAGCTTAATGAAAATTATAAAATTAATGGTTATTTAGGTGAGCGAGTTATTGCTATTGGTTCTGATGGGGGACCGATTTGCTTTTTACTTGATTATCGCCTTTCAAAAGAACCGAAATTTTCCAGCGTGAATTTTGGTGATCTTGATCCACAAGAGATTAAAGAGCTTGCACCTTCGTTCGAAGCGGCGATCACGTTGGCGATTTCGGGGAAAATAGTAGGTGACAACCTTTAG